One region of Vallitalea okinawensis genomic DNA includes:
- the recO gene encoding DNA repair protein RecO, whose product MKEYKARGLIINEMPIGENDKRITVYTKEYGKITAFAKGARKPKSNLLATTQVFAYCDIIFLERKSYTTIKSMELIDFFHNIRSDIHRVAYGMYFMELLDYVALENEPYPQLLLLTLKALRRLEDEQLALELIKVIYELKVLSLSGYTPELQCCSNCSKEANTYFFSSRKGGLVCQLCHSKGMSSPLEEGVIMSLRYIIYTNVQSVFQFNVSEEVLDKLSIITKEFIQYHLDRHFKTLDFLEEILNPLV is encoded by the coding sequence GTGAAAGAATATAAAGCACGAGGGCTCATTATCAATGAAATGCCTATCGGAGAGAATGATAAAAGAATAACCGTATATACAAAAGAATACGGTAAAATTACAGCTTTTGCTAAAGGGGCAAGAAAGCCGAAGAGTAATCTGCTGGCAACGACCCAAGTATTTGCGTATTGTGATATTATCTTTTTAGAGAGAAAGAGTTATACAACTATAAAGAGTATGGAGCTTATTGATTTTTTTCATAATATACGTAGTGATATTCATAGAGTGGCTTATGGTATGTATTTTATGGAATTATTAGATTATGTAGCTCTTGAAAATGAACCTTATCCACAGTTGCTGCTATTAACTTTAAAAGCTTTGAGACGTTTAGAAGATGAGCAGTTAGCTTTAGAATTAATCAAAGTAATTTATGAGTTAAAGGTATTAAGCCTCAGTGGTTATACGCCTGAATTACAATGCTGTTCCAATTGTAGTAAAGAAGCTAATACGTACTTTTTTTCTTCTAGAAAAGGAGGTCTAGTATGTCAGTTATGTCATTCTAAAGGAATGTCATCACCTTTAGAAGAAGGTGTCATCATGTCTTTAAGATACATTATCTATACCAATGTTCAATCAGTGTTTCAGTTTAATGTGTCTGAAGAGGTTCTCGATAAGCTATCTATCATTACTAAAGAGTTTATTCAATATCATTTAGATAGGCATTTCAAGACCTTAGATTTTCTTGAAGAAATATTAAATCCTTTAGTTTAA